The Streptomyces sp. NBC_01255 genome window below encodes:
- a CDS encoding phage baseplate protein, protein MAALSVAGIGTGAGHASAADGLPASQLIRVEGNTGPAYFREETLHEGTVIQSIGFDNVNRRLYYAQLIGGGRQLKGESAPLSGATRDLHGDLAITEWTLGADAADGSGTGRVTGYMYLRGFGHGVGFGVEPSGTSTYLWTEVDAVQDVEDGTSRGRRLCRFKFASSSTPLDATSTSLQKFTPVPGSVNNTAGIDPVNNRLVVRYDLNGMHYRIYDLAKARAGDFGTPLAEIAEPAISIDRNRYGRPSFQGYAVAGQYLYMLHGNSYGYTQDHDGNASTPKIVISPPGEGNTHLTSVDLNTGTIVTTFHSKAGYTLPFREPEGLAIQIPQPSRPDMFRLCMGFASGETPGQRKASVYYKDSLIQL, encoded by the coding sequence GTGGCCGCACTCTCCGTCGCGGGCATCGGAACGGGAGCCGGGCACGCGAGCGCGGCGGACGGTCTGCCGGCGTCCCAGCTGATCCGGGTGGAGGGCAACACCGGTCCTGCCTACTTCCGCGAGGAGACCCTGCACGAGGGGACCGTCATCCAGTCCATCGGGTTCGACAACGTCAACCGTCGGCTCTACTACGCCCAGCTCATCGGAGGCGGCCGTCAGTTGAAGGGGGAGTCGGCACCGCTGTCCGGCGCCACGCGCGATCTGCACGGCGATCTCGCGATCACCGAGTGGACCCTCGGCGCCGACGCCGCGGACGGCAGCGGAACCGGCCGGGTCACGGGCTACATGTATCTGCGCGGCTTCGGTCACGGCGTCGGCTTCGGCGTCGAGCCGTCCGGCACCAGCACCTACCTGTGGACCGAGGTCGACGCCGTCCAGGACGTCGAGGACGGGACGAGCCGCGGTCGGCGGCTGTGCCGCTTCAAGTTCGCCTCCTCCAGCACACCGCTGGACGCCACCAGCACGTCGCTCCAGAAGTTCACCCCCGTCCCGGGCAGCGTGAACAACACCGCGGGCATCGACCCGGTCAACAACCGGCTGGTGGTCCGGTACGACCTGAACGGGATGCACTACCGGATCTACGACCTGGCGAAGGCCCGCGCGGGGGACTTCGGCACTCCCCTGGCGGAGATCGCCGAGCCCGCGATCTCGATCGACCGCAACCGCTACGGCAGGCCCTCGTTCCAGGGATACGCGGTGGCCGGGCAGTACCTGTACATGCTGCACGGCAATTCCTACGGCTACACCCAGGACCACGACGGCAACGCGTCGACGCCCAAGATCGTCATATCTCCCCCGGGCGAGGGCAACACCCATCTGACCTCGGTCGACCTGAACACCGGGACCATCGTCACGACCTTCCACTCCAAGGCCGGCTACACCCTGCCGTTCCGTGAGCCCGAGGGCCTGGCCATCCAGATCCCCCAGCCGTCCCGACCCGACATGTTCCGCCTGTGCATGGGCTTCGCCTCGGGCGAGACACCGGGGCAGCGCAAGGCGTCGGTCTACTACAAGGACTCCCTGATCCAGCTCTGA
- a CDS encoding DUF2716 domain-containing protein has protein sequence MRKETPVTELPEDDYRRVWDRFYEEFAFRPSVNPTTWPAIKEPAASATWSLAALDDDPDYEGLERLVAVVRAALASCVGPRGTLFALDWQHTSYRFSPQDVGGPGRPRWPLSPYPDGDYYIYLSEDFRLGSFGHPWESSLCLFGEELLAVASTEVDKVLGPPIRRSGKAEGAQ, from the coding sequence ATGAGGAAAGAGACCCCCGTGACCGAACTGCCGGAGGACGACTACCGCCGCGTCTGGGACCGCTTCTACGAGGAGTTCGCCTTCCGGCCGAGCGTGAACCCGACGACGTGGCCGGCCATCAAGGAGCCTGCCGCGTCGGCGACCTGGAGCCTCGCCGCCCTGGACGACGATCCCGACTACGAGGGTCTGGAGCGTCTCGTCGCGGTGGTCCGGGCGGCACTGGCCTCCTGCGTCGGCCCGCGGGGCACACTGTTCGCGCTGGACTGGCAGCACACGTCGTACCGGTTCTCGCCGCAGGACGTCGGCGGCCCCGGACGACCGCGCTGGCCGCTGAGCCCGTACCCCGACGGGGACTACTACATCTACCTCTCGGAGGACTTCCGCCTCGGCAGCTTCGGCCATCCCTGGGAAAGCTCGCTCTGCCTGTTCGGCGAGGAACTCCTCGCCGTGGCGTCCACGGAGGTCGACAAGGTCCTCGGCCCGCCGATCCGCAGGTCGGGCAAGGCCGAAGGAGCCCAGTAG
- a CDS encoding acyl-CoA dehydrogenase encodes MGIAITHEQRELARSVRGWLTRAVPPEEVRKHLDVPDAAAGRPAYWDAAVEQGLLGLHLPEEYDGGGGDLVDLAVVVEEAARALLPGPYLPSVLAAEVLHRAGQGQLAASIARGERIAAVALGGTGSLTAVRTAGGWLLDGAAPPVLGGGQADLVLLRAATADGSVRLAVDTEGLAVRARESADPTRPTGELTARAVHVPAARQLAFGGDIGTGLVRDLAAVLLAADACGTAARAVETAAEHARTREQFGRPIGQFQGVKHLCADMLVRLEQARALTWDAARAGQDEARSLTAALAAATALDAAYTCAKDCIQILGGIGFTWEHDAHLLLRRAVVARQLLGTGDHHRLAALRHASDGVRRGLRLDLPPEADAYRREAREAVAPAAGLEPAAARRALAPTGYAAPHLPEPYGLGAGPLRQLAVQRELDEAGIALPGLGIGAWVVPSLLAHGTPEQQETHLGPTLRGERLWCQLFSEPGAGSDLASLRTRAERTEDGGWRITGQKVWTSAAQWAHHGILLARTDPTAPKHKGLTYFLVDMRNTPGIDIRPLKEITGDSLFNEVWFDDAVLPADAVVGEVNDGWRVARNTLGNERVHMADQVAFDTGLEALIEQAAQHDSTVRARIGGLVAEAHALACIGLRTTLLQVSGLEPGAGASVRKLVQTLHQQKLAELTLELLGPEGALREGPGERALHGLLMSRCLTIAGGTTQVQLNVVAERLLGLPRD; translated from the coding sequence ATGGGCATCGCCATCACGCACGAACAGCGGGAGCTCGCCCGATCCGTCCGCGGCTGGCTCACCCGCGCCGTACCTCCCGAAGAGGTCCGCAAACACCTGGACGTCCCCGACGCCGCCGCCGGCCGGCCCGCGTACTGGGACGCCGCCGTCGAGCAGGGCCTCCTCGGGCTCCACCTCCCCGAGGAGTACGACGGCGGGGGCGGCGACCTCGTGGACCTCGCCGTCGTCGTCGAGGAGGCCGCGCGGGCGCTGCTGCCAGGGCCGTACCTGCCCTCCGTCCTCGCCGCCGAGGTCCTCCACCGGGCAGGGCAGGGGCAGCTGGCCGCCTCGATCGCGCGCGGCGAGCGGATCGCGGCCGTCGCCCTCGGCGGTACGGGGAGCCTCACCGCCGTACGGACCGCGGGCGGCTGGCTCCTCGACGGCGCCGCGCCCCCCGTCCTCGGCGGCGGCCAGGCCGACCTCGTCCTCCTCAGGGCCGCCACCGCCGACGGCTCCGTCCGGCTCGCCGTCGACACCGAAGGGCTCGCCGTCCGGGCCCGCGAGAGCGCCGACCCGACCCGGCCCACCGGCGAGCTCACCGCCCGCGCCGTCCACGTCCCCGCCGCGCGCCAACTCGCCTTCGGCGGCGACATCGGTACCGGGCTCGTGCGGGACCTCGCCGCCGTCCTCCTCGCCGCCGACGCCTGCGGCACCGCCGCCCGCGCCGTCGAGACCGCCGCCGAACACGCCCGCACCCGCGAGCAGTTCGGGCGGCCCATCGGACAGTTCCAGGGCGTCAAACACCTCTGCGCCGACATGCTCGTCCGGCTCGAACAGGCCCGCGCCCTCACCTGGGACGCCGCCCGCGCCGGCCAGGACGAGGCCCGCTCCCTGACCGCCGCGCTCGCCGCCGCCACCGCCCTCGACGCCGCGTACACCTGCGCCAAGGACTGCATCCAGATCCTCGGCGGCATCGGCTTCACCTGGGAGCACGACGCCCACCTCCTGCTCCGCCGCGCCGTCGTCGCCCGCCAGCTCCTCGGCACCGGCGACCACCACCGCCTCGCCGCCCTGCGGCACGCCTCCGACGGCGTCCGGCGCGGCCTCCGCCTCGACCTGCCGCCCGAGGCCGACGCGTACAGGAGAGAGGCCCGCGAGGCCGTCGCCCCGGCCGCCGGCCTCGAACCGGCCGCCGCCCGGCGCGCCCTCGCACCCACCGGCTACGCGGCCCCGCACCTCCCGGAGCCGTACGGACTCGGCGCCGGACCTCTCCGGCAGCTCGCCGTGCAGCGGGAGCTGGACGAGGCCGGGATCGCCCTTCCCGGGCTCGGGATCGGCGCCTGGGTCGTGCCCTCCCTCCTCGCCCACGGCACCCCCGAGCAGCAGGAGACCCACCTCGGGCCGACCCTGCGGGGCGAACGGCTCTGGTGCCAGCTCTTCTCCGAACCCGGCGCCGGCTCCGACCTCGCCTCCCTCCGCACCCGCGCCGAACGCACCGAGGACGGCGGCTGGCGGATCACGGGACAGAAGGTGTGGACGAGCGCCGCCCAGTGGGCCCACCACGGCATCCTGCTCGCGCGCACCGACCCCACCGCGCCCAAGCACAAGGGGCTGACCTACTTCCTCGTCGACATGCGGAACACCCCCGGCATCGACATCCGGCCCCTCAAGGAGATCACCGGGGACTCCCTCTTCAACGAGGTCTGGTTCGACGACGCGGTCCTCCCCGCCGACGCCGTCGTCGGCGAGGTGAACGACGGCTGGCGGGTCGCCCGCAACACCCTCGGCAACGAACGCGTCCACATGGCCGACCAGGTCGCCTTCGACACCGGACTGGAAGCCCTCATCGAGCAGGCCGCGCAGCACGACAGCACCGTCCGCGCGCGGATCGGCGGCCTCGTCGCCGAGGCGCACGCCCTCGCCTGCATCGGTCTGCGCACCACCCTGCTCCAGGTGTCCGGCCTCGAACCGGGCGCGGGCGCCAGCGTCCGCAAGCTCGTCCAGACCCTCCACCAGCAGAAGCTCGCCGAACTCACCCTCGAACTCCTCGGCCCCGAGGGCGCGCTGCGCGAGGGCCCCGGCGAACGGGCGCTGCACGGACTGCTCATGTCCCGCTGCCTCACCATCGCGGGCGGCACCACCCAAGTACAGCTCAATGTCGTCGCCGAGCGCCTGCTCGGCCTGCCGAGAGACTGA
- a CDS encoding lipid-transfer protein, which translates to MGKAYVVGVGMTKFEKPETRDWQYWDMAKEAGTAALADAGVPYASVEQAAVGYCFQASTAGQRAVYELGLTGIPVYNLNNNCATGSTALMTARQFVEGGIADCVLALGFEKMARGSLGGGGSAGADDFKTSPVARHYGIMAAAHGFEMSPPTAQIFGNAAREHMERYGTTEVQLAAVGAKNHQHSANNPNAQFQDVYTVDEILAARTVHRPLTKLQCSPTSDGAAAAVVVSERFVEEHGLRGRAVEIAAQAMTTDTGESFASGSCIDAVGRPMSRAAARQVYERSGLGIEDVDVIELHDCFSINELLTYEALGMCEEGASGKLVESGATTYGGRWVVNPSGGLISKGHPLGATGLAQATELVWQLRGEAGPRQVTGARVGLAHNIGLGGAAVVTLLRKA; encoded by the coding sequence ATGGGCAAGGCGTACGTCGTCGGTGTCGGGATGACGAAGTTCGAGAAGCCGGAGACCCGGGACTGGCAGTACTGGGACATGGCGAAGGAGGCGGGCACGGCCGCCCTCGCCGACGCGGGCGTCCCGTACGCGAGCGTGGAGCAGGCGGCCGTCGGCTACTGCTTCCAGGCCTCCACCGCCGGGCAGCGGGCCGTGTACGAACTGGGGCTCACCGGCATCCCCGTCTACAACCTCAACAACAACTGCGCGACCGGCTCCACCGCCCTCATGACCGCCCGGCAGTTCGTCGAGGGCGGCATCGCCGACTGCGTCCTCGCCCTCGGCTTCGAGAAGATGGCCCGCGGCTCGCTCGGCGGCGGAGGCTCGGCGGGCGCGGACGACTTCAAGACCTCGCCCGTCGCCCGGCACTACGGCATCATGGCGGCCGCCCACGGCTTCGAGATGTCCCCGCCCACCGCGCAGATCTTCGGCAACGCCGCCCGGGAGCACATGGAGCGGTACGGGACGACCGAGGTGCAGCTCGCGGCCGTCGGCGCCAAGAACCACCAGCACTCGGCGAACAACCCGAACGCCCAGTTCCAGGACGTCTACACGGTCGACGAGATCCTCGCCGCCAGGACCGTCCACCGGCCGCTCACCAAGCTCCAGTGCTCGCCCACCTCCGACGGCGCGGCGGCGGCCGTCGTCGTCTCCGAGCGGTTCGTCGAGGAACACGGGCTGCGGGGGAGGGCCGTGGAGATCGCCGCCCAGGCGATGACCACCGACACCGGGGAGTCCTTCGCCTCCGGCTCCTGCATCGACGCCGTCGGCCGCCCGATGTCCCGGGCCGCCGCGCGCCAGGTGTACGAGCGCTCGGGGCTCGGCATCGAGGACGTCGACGTCATCGAGCTCCACGACTGCTTCTCGATCAACGAACTGCTCACGTACGAGGCGCTCGGCATGTGCGAGGAGGGCGCCTCCGGCAAGCTCGTCGAGTCCGGCGCCACCACGTACGGCGGACGGTGGGTCGTGAACCCCTCCGGCGGGCTCATCTCCAAGGGCCACCCGCTGGGCGCGACCGGCCTCGCGCAGGCGACGGAGCTGGTGTGGCAGCTGCGGGGCGAGGCGGGGCCGCGCCAGGTCACGGGGGCGCGGGTCGGGCTCGCGCACAACATCGGCCTGGGCGGTGCGGCGGTGGTGACGCTGCTGCGGAAGGCGTAG